The following proteins are co-located in the Candidatus Manganitrophaceae bacterium genome:
- a CDS encoding DUF2294 domain-containing protein — MPTGRKTKGQVEAEISNAIIQFEKDYMGRGPKETQTYIIDDMILVRLKGVLTPAEQQLAKNPEGTNLIKQVRSNLLEQGRGLLSELIEKMTELKVVSLHTDISTKSGERVIIFSLSENLERRFEVDPGR, encoded by the coding sequence ATGCCGACGGGAAGAAAAACAAAGGGGCAGGTGGAAGCGGAGATCAGCAACGCGATCATTCAGTTTGAAAAAGATTATATGGGCCGCGGCCCCAAGGAAACGCAGACCTATATTATCGATGACATGATCTTGGTCCGCCTGAAGGGGGTGCTCACCCCCGCCGAGCAGCAGCTGGCAAAGAATCCGGAAGGGACCAATCTGATCAAGCAGGTCCGCTCCAACCTTCTGGAGCAAGGCCGGGGGCTCCTCTCGGAGCTGATTGAAAAAATGACGGAGCTCAAGGTGGTCAGCCTTCATACCGACATCAGCACGAAGAGCGGCGAACGGGTGATTATTTTTTCTCTCTCGGAAAATTTGGAAAGACGATTTGAAGTAGATCCCGGCAGGTAA
- a CDS encoding hemerythrin domain-containing protein — protein sequence MTGPLYQFFIDDHRRLEELLNQAVAAPGRIHLSAYDAFRRGLLKHISVEEKVLLPAAQLARDGEILPMAVKLRLDHAALAALLVPPPSEPFWKIIIGLKRRPRVCMIFVNR from the coding sequence ATGACAGGACCGCTTTATCAGTTTTTCATCGATGATCACCGGCGGCTGGAAGAACTGCTGAATCAGGCAGTCGCGGCCCCAGGAAGAATTCATCTGTCGGCCTACGACGCGTTTCGTCGAGGGCTCCTCAAACATATCAGCGTGGAAGAGAAAGTGCTCCTTCCGGCAGCACAACTGGCGCGCGATGGGGAGATACTGCCGATGGCCGTCAAACTTCGCCTCGATCATGCCGCCCTCGCCGCATTGTTGGTCCCGCCCCCATCCGAGCCATTCTGGAAGATCATAATCGGATTGAAGAGGCGCCCCAGGGTTTGTATGATCTTTGTGAACAGATGA
- a CDS encoding P-II family nitrogen regulator: MNSLTLHPMKEIRIVIQGEHVKFVTDLLDSVKATGYTIIHNISGKGNHGFHTAHPMFNEMDSLVMLMTVVPPEKVKPVLAGLKPLFDRYTGVMFVSDVSVSRVEHFSSPSGDR, translated from the coding sequence ATGAACAGCCTTACCCTTCATCCGATGAAAGAAATCCGAATTGTGATCCAGGGCGAACATGTGAAGTTTGTGACCGATCTTCTCGACAGCGTGAAGGCGACCGGCTACACGATCATCCACAACATTTCAGGAAAAGGAAATCACGGCTTCCACACCGCCCATCCGATGTTTAATGAGATGGACAGCCTGGTGATGTTGATGACGGTGGTTCCGCCGGAGAAGGTTAAGCCGGTCTTGGCCGGCTTAAAACCGCTCTTCGATCGATATACCGGGGTGATGTTTGTCTCGGATGTGTCGGTGAGCCGCGTGGAGCACTTTTCCTCCCCTTCCGGCGATCGCTGA
- a CDS encoding PAS domain S-box protein produces MSEKERSPFLKYAIGPFAIAVAVLFKEGAAPTLGADRPFLLLFAPIMLSAWYGGPGSGLITTGVAALVADYFFLPPFYTIGSFNRTSLIQLLIFIAEGLSISFLSAAMYRAKHRSDRTERDIVRLNQELEQRVLERTAQLEATNKDLEGQIQERQRTEGRLRRSEKQLAAAQAIAHIGSWEWDIVTNQVVWSDELYRIYGLDPRSDQIRYETFINQIAPEDRARTEEIITRARSDGRPFSFHHRILRPDGAVRILQARGEVIFGPDGRPAKMIGTGQDITERRAAEEELRRTEAFLNSIVENLPNMIFVKEAQALRFVRFNKAGEALLGYPREALIGKNDYDFFPKAQADFFVAKDRQVLQDGRLLNIPEEPIQTQHLGTRILSTQKIPLYDTDGKPLYLLGISEDITERKKLEAEREELIREQTARIEAEAAQQRLTFLSEASALLASSLEYEPTLARVTQLAVPRLADWCTVDLTEEDGTIRSLAVAHIDPEKMKWAAEINRRYPLDPNAAQGVPAVLRTGRSEIYPEISDAMLAAAARDDAHLRILREVGLQSAMIVPLVVQGRPIGAMTFVSESGRRYGESDLALAEELARRAALAIENARLYRQAQEANRAKDEFLAVVSHELRTPLNAILGWSLLLQEEGVAPETIGHALESIARNATTQAQLIGDLLDVSRIVTGKLHMNIRPAALAPIVQEAINVVQSSAEAKGIQLIPEIADPTLSIVGDPDRLQQVVWNLLSNAIKFTPEGGSVVIRVEPIDTTVQIRVTDTGIGIPREFLPYVFDRFRQADASSTRVHGGLGLGLAIVRHLVEQHGGTVEVESPGEGRGATFTVTLPIQPGRTKGGVPEPFKPALFEDRPADRSRLLEGLRVLVVEDAPDTRELIAALLKRHQAEVKAVGSVQEAIDAVTEGRPDLLISDIAMAGEDGYVLMERVRTVASEQGWKIPAIALTAYARKEDQERVLAAGFQLHLSKPVKPSQLVLAIGKLTGRIAEGRLGEDLLNPPAD; encoded by the coding sequence ATGTCGGAAAAAGAGCGCTCCCCGTTTCTGAAATATGCCATTGGGCCTTTCGCCATCGCCGTTGCCGTTCTCTTCAAAGAGGGGGCTGCTCCGACCCTCGGCGCAGATCGGCCCTTTCTTCTCCTCTTTGCCCCGATCATGCTCAGCGCCTGGTATGGCGGACCCGGGTCGGGACTGATCACCACCGGCGTGGCGGCGCTCGTCGCCGATTACTTTTTTCTCCCTCCTTTTTATACGATCGGGTCGTTCAATCGCACCTCTTTGATCCAGCTTCTGATCTTCATCGCAGAGGGGCTCAGCATCAGCTTTCTGAGCGCCGCGATGTATCGTGCAAAGCACCGCTCCGACCGGACCGAGCGGGACATCGTCCGATTAAATCAGGAGCTGGAACAACGGGTCTTGGAGCGAACCGCCCAACTGGAGGCGACCAATAAAGACCTCGAAGGGCAGATACAAGAACGGCAGCGGACCGAAGGAAGGCTGCGCCGGAGCGAGAAGCAGCTGGCGGCGGCGCAAGCGATCGCCCACATCGGCAGCTGGGAGTGGGACATCGTCACAAATCAGGTCGTCTGGTCGGACGAGCTCTACCGGATTTACGGTCTCGACCCTCGATCCGATCAGATTCGCTATGAGACGTTTATCAATCAGATCGCGCCTGAAGACCGGGCGCGAACGGAGGAGATCATCACGCGCGCCCGCTCCGACGGCCGGCCGTTCAGTTTTCATCACCGGATCCTCCGACCCGACGGGGCGGTCCGGATCCTTCAAGCCCGGGGAGAGGTGATCTTCGGCCCCGACGGCCGGCCCGCGAAGATGATCGGCACCGGACAGGACATCACGGAACGGAGGGCGGCGGAAGAGGAGCTCCGGCGGACGGAAGCGTTCCTCAACTCGATCGTGGAGAACCTTCCGAACATGATCTTCGTGAAAGAGGCCCAAGCGCTTCGGTTCGTCCGATTCAACAAAGCGGGTGAAGCGCTGCTCGGATATCCGAGAGAAGCGTTGATCGGCAAGAACGACTACGATTTCTTTCCGAAAGCGCAGGCCGATTTCTTCGTCGCAAAAGACCGTCAGGTCCTCCAAGACGGCCGTCTCCTGAATATTCCCGAAGAGCCGATTCAGACCCAGCACCTCGGCACCCGGATTCTCTCGACCCAAAAAATACCCCTCTACGACACCGACGGAAAGCCGCTCTATCTGCTCGGCATTTCGGAAGACATTACGGAGCGAAAGAAACTGGAGGCGGAGCGGGAGGAGCTGATCCGGGAGCAGACGGCGCGGATCGAGGCCGAGGCGGCGCAGCAGCGCCTCACTTTCCTCTCCGAGGCGAGCGCGCTTCTCGCCTCCTCGCTGGAGTATGAGCCGACCCTCGCCCGCGTCACCCAGCTCGCGGTGCCGCGCTTGGCCGATTGGTGTACGGTCGACCTGACGGAAGAAGACGGAACGATCCGCTCCCTCGCCGTCGCTCACATCGATCCGGAAAAGATGAAATGGGCCGCGGAAATCAATCGCCGTTATCCCCTCGATCCGAACGCGGCGCAGGGTGTCCCGGCCGTGCTCCGGACCGGCCGGTCGGAAATCTATCCGGAGATTTCAGACGCGATGCTGGCGGCCGCCGCCCGCGACGATGCGCACCTCCGGATCCTGCGCGAGGTCGGGCTTCAGTCGGCGATGATCGTACCGCTCGTCGTGCAGGGTCGGCCGATCGGCGCGATGACCTTCGTTTCGGAGTCGGGCCGGCGGTATGGCGAAAGCGACCTCGCCCTGGCCGAGGAGCTGGCCCGCCGCGCCGCCTTGGCGATCGAGAACGCCCGGCTTTATCGGCAGGCCCAGGAGGCCAATCGGGCCAAGGATGAATTCCTGGCGGTCGTCTCTCACGAGCTTCGCACGCCGCTCAACGCCATTTTGGGATGGTCGCTCTTGTTGCAGGAAGAAGGGGTCGCTCCGGAGACGATCGGGCATGCGCTCGAGTCGATCGCCCGAAACGCCACGACGCAGGCGCAACTGATCGGAGACCTCCTCGATGTCTCCCGCATCGTCACCGGGAAGCTTCATATGAATATCCGTCCGGCGGCGCTGGCGCCGATCGTTCAAGAGGCGATCAATGTCGTGCAATCGTCGGCCGAGGCCAAAGGGATTCAATTGATCCCGGAGATCGCCGATCCGACCTTGTCGATCGTCGGCGATCCCGATCGATTACAGCAGGTCGTCTGGAATCTTTTATCGAATGCGATCAAATTTACCCCCGAAGGGGGGAGCGTTGTTATCCGGGTCGAACCGATCGATACAACGGTTCAAATTCGTGTGACCGATACCGGCATCGGCATTCCCCGCGAATTTCTCCCCTATGTCTTCGACCGCTTCCGTCAGGCCGACGCTTCCAGCACGCGGGTTCACGGCGGTCTCGGGCTCGGTTTGGCGATCGTCCGCCACCTCGTCGAACAGCATGGCGGAACGGTGGAGGTCGAAAGCCCCGGCGAAGGCCGGGGGGCGACGTTCACCGTGACGCTGCCGATCCAACCGGGTCGAACGAAGGGGGGCGTTCCGGAGCCGTTCAAGCCGGCCCTCTTCGAAGATCGGCCGGCGGATCGGTCTCGGTTGCTGGAGGGGTTGCGGGTGTTGGTGGTCGAAGATGCGCCCGACACGCGGGAGCTGATCGCCGCCCTGCTGAAACGGCACCAGGCGGAGGTGAAGGCGGTCGGTTCCGTTCAAGAGGCGATCGATGCGGTGACGGAAGGACGGCCCGATCTTTTGATCAGCGACATCGCGATGGCGGGCGAGGATGGGTATGTTCTCATGGAGCGGGTCCGGACGGTCGCTTCCGAACAGGGGTGGAAGATCCCGGCGATTGCATTGACCGCGTATGCGAGAAAAGAAGATCAGGAGCGGGTCCTCGCCGCCGGTTTTCAGCTCCATCTTTCCAAACCGGTGAAGCCGAGTCAGCTCGTCCTCGCGATCGGCAAGCTGACCGGACGGATCGCGGAGGGCCGTCTTGGCGAAGATCTCTTGAATCCTCCGGCCGACTAG
- a CDS encoding DUF2309 family protein: MEKIKETPYSDTDRMRLRGLIRLSSEVIAHYWPMRNFVHHNPLHGLEHLPFEEAVELGNQFLGGKGYLAAERYREYLRAGRILPQQIDAALKPSTRDQQVAVGQYHLSHAQVLRACLVDGIGGAAIPEEETLHLMIDRSSDRSFIDALAGRLSAVLKPPSLLEAMRAEAEADRAALVLRVTPSTWCDRVLGGGITEQINGEIVKWCGAFLDEGQAAWPMPGREKGFYLAWKTLAAMEWSPCEIPDARRKIAALPEEPEDALLESLTALGIPSESWQEYLTLHLAALPGWTGFIKWRADQADYEWQQAYPADLTQYLAVRLWYVRELVEIQCREELGIAGTVDALSAYLQRRPGAYFLRRARVAGRLPADYTEKVDRLRAAGGAPEMQEDQWERLAEAYAAEYGAGHDLAVRRAAALRLRTLTNALAIDPASLLETPPEALKTLLDWIDAFPESEQGPVWLKALEAGYQDQLLNKLMASEILSPRANASAEGEAHAASSVSEDRALPVGARGVGASEDSPKANRAGHPIESPATQAPLMIRPQAQAVFCIDVRSEPFRRQLEGVGDYETFGFAGFFTVFIRYQGLGSHHETDQFPVIMKAKNLVRELHRPYQGRRLSRYLSGNHLLHTAHQLLVDLKENVVTPYVVVESVGWFYALPLIGKTVFTAWYRNLTERLRHALAPAIATSLTIDKLTRKEVEEMIAAEQRGIIRRALQQEFGERDLNLSLERLEALRRRALDETDPMPPTAAPPRRYALSAEEENAFIETLRTRYQINRRGLFARMERITRTGFTLQEQLFTVETALRLMGLTETSPGWSSSAVMGARRRTIRSRRRSTAAPAAATRENRTRGSSRRWRIGRSSGRGSPKTGL, encoded by the coding sequence ATGGAAAAAATAAAAGAGACACCTTACAGCGATACCGACCGGATGCGCCTCCGCGGGCTGATTCGGCTCTCCAGCGAGGTCATCGCGCATTATTGGCCGATGCGGAACTTTGTCCATCACAATCCGCTCCACGGCCTGGAGCATCTCCCCTTTGAAGAGGCGGTCGAACTCGGCAATCAGTTCCTCGGTGGGAAAGGATATCTTGCCGCCGAGCGCTATCGGGAATATCTCCGCGCCGGCCGGATTCTTCCGCAACAGATCGACGCCGCCTTGAAACCGTCGACCCGCGACCAACAGGTGGCGGTCGGGCAATATCATCTTAGCCATGCGCAGGTGCTGCGCGCCTGTTTGGTCGATGGAATCGGCGGGGCCGCCATTCCGGAGGAAGAGACCCTCCATTTGATGATCGACCGCTCCTCGGACCGATCTTTCATCGATGCGCTGGCCGGCCGTCTGAGCGCCGTGCTGAAGCCGCCATCGCTTCTCGAAGCGATGCGGGCTGAGGCCGAGGCCGACCGGGCGGCGTTGGTGCTGCGGGTGACCCCGTCGACCTGGTGCGACCGTGTTTTGGGCGGCGGGATTACGGAGCAGATCAACGGAGAGATCGTCAAATGGTGCGGCGCCTTTTTGGATGAAGGCCAGGCCGCCTGGCCGATGCCGGGCCGGGAGAAGGGATTCTATCTTGCCTGGAAAACGCTCGCCGCGATGGAATGGTCCCCCTGCGAAATTCCGGACGCCCGCCGGAAGATCGCCGCTCTCCCGGAGGAGCCGGAAGATGCGTTGCTCGAGAGCTTGACCGCCCTCGGCATCCCGTCGGAGAGTTGGCAGGAGTACCTCACGCTGCACCTGGCGGCGCTGCCGGGTTGGACCGGGTTCATCAAATGGCGCGCCGATCAGGCCGATTATGAATGGCAGCAGGCTTATCCGGCCGACCTGACGCAATACCTCGCCGTCCGCCTCTGGTATGTCCGGGAACTGGTTGAGATACAGTGCCGGGAGGAATTGGGAATCGCCGGGACGGTCGACGCCCTCTCGGCCTACCTGCAACGCCGGCCGGGGGCCTATTTTCTCCGGCGGGCGCGGGTCGCCGGCCGTCTGCCGGCCGACTATACCGAGAAGGTCGATCGGCTGCGCGCGGCCGGCGGCGCCCCGGAGATGCAAGAAGATCAGTGGGAGCGCCTCGCCGAAGCGTATGCCGCGGAATACGGCGCCGGCCATGACCTCGCGGTCCGGCGCGCGGCCGCCTTGCGCCTGCGAACCCTCACGAACGCCCTCGCGATTGATCCGGCCTCCCTCCTGGAAACGCCGCCGGAGGCCCTAAAGACGCTGCTCGATTGGATTGACGCCTTCCCCGAATCGGAACAGGGACCGGTCTGGTTAAAAGCGCTCGAAGCCGGCTACCAAGATCAGCTCTTGAACAAGCTGATGGCGTCGGAAATCTTAAGCCCGCGAGCGAACGCGAGCGCCGAGGGGGAGGCGCATGCGGCTTCGTCGGTCAGCGAGGATCGGGCTCTGCCCGTCGGAGCGCGGGGTGTGGGGGCATCGGAGGATTCGCCAAAAGCGAACCGCGCGGGCCACCCCATTGAATCGCCGGCGACGCAAGCCCCTTTGATGATCCGCCCCCAGGCCCAAGCGGTCTTTTGTATCGATGTCCGCTCTGAGCCGTTCCGGCGGCAGTTGGAAGGGGTCGGCGATTATGAGACGTTCGGCTTTGCCGGGTTCTTCACCGTCTTCATCCGCTACCAAGGGCTTGGAAGCCATCATGAGACCGATCAGTTCCCGGTGATCATGAAGGCGAAAAATCTGGTCCGGGAGCTCCACCGGCCTTATCAGGGGCGGCGCCTCTCCCGTTATCTCTCGGGGAACCATCTCCTCCATACAGCGCATCAGCTCTTGGTCGATCTGAAGGAAAATGTGGTCACCCCGTATGTCGTGGTCGAATCGGTCGGCTGGTTTTATGCGTTGCCGCTCATCGGGAAGACCGTCTTTACCGCCTGGTATCGGAACCTGACCGAACGCCTTCGGCATGCCCTCGCCCCCGCCATCGCGACCTCTCTGACGATCGACAAGCTGACCCGGAAGGAGGTCGAGGAGATGATCGCCGCCGAACAGCGCGGCATTATCCGCCGGGCGCTGCAGCAGGAGTTCGGTGAGCGCGATCTAAACCTTTCCCTCGAGCGGCTCGAGGCGTTGCGCCGCCGGGCCCTGGATGAAACCGATCCAATGCCGCCGACGGCAGCCCCCCCCCGTCGCTATGCCCTCTCGGCTGAAGAGGAGAACGCCTTCATCGAAACGCTCCGCACCCGCTACCAGATCAACCGGCGCGGGCTTTTCGCGCGGATGGAGCGGATTACCCGGACCGGCTTCACCCTTCAAGAGCAGCTCTTCACCGTGGAGACGGCGTTGCGATTGATGGGGCTGACCGAAACTTCGCCCGGCTGGTCCTCCTCTGCGGTCATGGGAGCGCGTCGGAGAACAATCCGTTCGAGGCGGCGCTCGACTGCGGCGCCTGCGGCGGCAACTCGGGAAAACCGAACGCGCGGGTCTTCGCGGCGATGGCGAATCGGCCGCTCGTCCGGGAGGGGCTCGCCAAAAACGGGATTGTGA
- a CDS encoding NnrS family protein, producing the protein MNRFSKICKALASAPHRLFFLGGVLQAIAAMLWWLVELSGRFASVHPSTSWMILPVGAHAYLMIYGFVPFFIFGFLFTFFPNWLDTSRIPALHYLLSFFGMGAGTVLFYGGLLFSKSILLFAVLSVLLGWGIGTASLIRILLPARSSEKIHLGLMVLFILFGAAGLVSFFLWIFINDPIWLNLAEVIGIWFFLLPLTVTVSHLVIPFFSNNALNDYRVVQPLSILWILLAGIFLRGLLEGVGMRRYFWIPDTVLLIFASSLSLVWGIWKSVNIKMLFMLHLSFAWFSVAIMLDLLQNLMSIWSHENLFTLGFAPLHALTVGFLSSMVVGMSTRITLGHSGRRMAAGSAVWRIFLTLQIAAILRVVADLFLADSLFNLGGYLGAGLLWIGGFIFWLLIYGPLLWYPAHSERQ; encoded by the coding sequence ATGAATCGTTTTTCTAAGATATGTAAGGCGCTGGCCTCGGCGCCACACCGGCTATTTTTCCTGGGAGGAGTTCTCCAGGCCATTGCGGCGATGCTTTGGTGGCTTGTAGAACTCTCCGGCCGCTTTGCAAGTGTTCATCCTTCTACTTCCTGGATGATTCTTCCGGTCGGGGCGCACGCTTATTTAATGATCTATGGATTTGTCCCCTTTTTTATCTTTGGATTTCTCTTTACCTTCTTCCCCAATTGGCTGGATACTTCAAGAATCCCTGCACTTCATTATCTTCTCTCCTTTTTTGGAATGGGCGCGGGAACGGTCTTGTTCTACGGAGGTCTCCTTTTTAGCAAATCCATTCTTCTATTCGCAGTCTTATCGGTATTGTTGGGGTGGGGCATCGGGACGGCTTCCCTCATCCGGATTTTACTTCCAGCGCGCTCCTCGGAAAAGATCCACCTCGGATTGATGGTTCTGTTTATTCTCTTCGGAGCAGCCGGGCTGGTTTCATTTTTTCTCTGGATCTTTATCAATGATCCGATCTGGCTGAATCTCGCTGAGGTCATCGGCATCTGGTTTTTTCTTCTTCCTCTCACTGTGACCGTCAGTCATCTTGTGATCCCGTTTTTTTCCAATAATGCTTTAAATGACTACCGGGTTGTTCAGCCCTTATCGATTCTCTGGATTCTGCTGGCCGGCATTTTTCTTCGGGGTCTGTTAGAAGGGGTGGGAATGCGAAGGTACTTCTGGATTCCGGATACGGTCCTCCTGATATTCGCCTCTTCTCTTTCTTTAGTATGGGGCATTTGGAAAAGCGTTAATATAAAGATGCTTTTTATGCTCCACCTCTCTTTCGCCTGGTTCTCCGTTGCGATTATGCTGGATCTGCTGCAGAACTTAATGTCTATTTGGAGTCACGAAAATCTGTTCACACTCGGCTTTGCGCCGTTACATGCGCTGACCGTCGGTTTTTTATCCAGCATGGTGGTGGGAATGTCCACCCGGATCACGCTTGGTCACTCCGGTCGGCGTATGGCGGCCGGCAGCGCGGTTTGGAGGATCTTTCTTACTCTCCAAATCGCCGCTATATTGCGGGTTGTCGCGGATCTCTTTCTGGCGGACAGTCTTTTCAACTTAGGAGGGTATTTGGGGGCAGGCTTGCTTTGGATCGGAGGTTTTATCTTCTGGCTTCTGATCTATGGCCCCCTTCTTTGGTATCCCGCTCATTCAGAAAGGCAGTAG
- a CDS encoding nicotinamidase, whose translation MKLGKRGALILVDVQNDFCPGGALPVPEGDRVVPVLNDYVRFFINAGAPIYATRDWHPPEHLSFKPQGGIWPPHCVQGTPGAEFHPALALPDQAAIVSKGSDPKEEAYSGFQGTGLAERLKRQGIRRLFIGGLATDYCVKNTVLDSLGAGFETVLLRDASRGVEGAPGDTEKALAEMEEAGAHAVTFPELKAD comes from the coding sequence ATGAAGCTGGGAAAAAGGGGGGCGTTAATTCTGGTCGACGTGCAGAATGATTTTTGTCCCGGCGGCGCGCTGCCGGTGCCGGAAGGGGACAGGGTGGTTCCGGTTTTGAATGACTATGTTCGATTTTTTATCAACGCGGGCGCGCCGATTTATGCGACGCGGGATTGGCATCCGCCGGAGCATCTCTCTTTTAAGCCGCAGGGGGGGATCTGGCCGCCGCACTGCGTGCAGGGAACACCCGGCGCCGAATTCCATCCGGCGCTCGCCCTTCCCGATCAGGCGGCGATTGTCTCAAAGGGGAGCGATCCGAAGGAGGAGGCGTATTCCGGATTTCAAGGAACCGGCCTGGCCGAGCGGCTGAAGCGGCAGGGGATCCGCCGGCTCTTTATCGGCGGGCTCGCCACCGACTACTGCGTGAAAAATACCGTTTTAGATTCCCTGGGCGCCGGCTTCGAGACGGTGTTGCTGCGCGACGCCTCGCGCGGGGTTGAGGGGGCGCCGGGGGATACCGAAAAGGCGTTGGCCGAGATGGAAGAAGCCGGCGCCCACGCCGTAACCTTTCCCGAGCTGAAGGCCGACTGA
- a CDS encoding M23 family metallopeptidase, producing the protein MKKIGLGLTLLSLLLYFGARWLPENQPTVLPPATEEPPAASAPEAASPSSFLEPKRMVKEHTFKTGDSLFGVLSVLGVSHGEMLHIVQAAKKFYDLRKIIPGQKIQVILEEAPLGVGMLVYQIDPFRALKLERADGGFHAIEEKITLDRDVVNRRGVITDTLFDSARRAGVPPEVVLDLSDIFAWDVDFSTEIQEGDEFHIVYEVFKKAGEIVRTGRVLAAEIVNQGNAYRAYYFSQAGEKGDYFDEKGSSLKKAFLKSPLRYRYISSGFTTRRFHPVLKINRPHLGIDFAAPYGTPVMAASGGTVTFVGWNGGHGKAVIIQHRNGYSTLYGHLSAYGDGMRVGKRVDQGDVVGRVGSTGLSTGPHLHYTLMKNGKPIDPKNADVVRGDPLPKAGQAQFTERVEEMNRYLDAEQKGEDRT; encoded by the coding sequence ATGAAGAAAATCGGTTTGGGATTAACCCTGCTTTCCTTGTTGCTTTACTTCGGCGCCCGCTGGCTGCCGGAGAATCAGCCGACCGTCCTTCCCCCCGCCACCGAGGAACCGCCGGCGGCGAGCGCCCCCGAGGCGGCTTCGCCCTCGAGTTTTCTGGAGCCGAAGCGGATGGTCAAGGAGCACACCTTCAAAACGGGCGATTCCCTCTTCGGTGTCCTCTCGGTGTTGGGGGTTTCTCACGGCGAGATGCTCCATATCGTCCAGGCGGCGAAAAAGTTTTATGATCTGAGAAAAATTATTCCGGGCCAGAAGATACAAGTCATCCTGGAAGAGGCGCCGCTCGGCGTCGGGATGCTCGTCTATCAGATCGATCCCTTTCGGGCGTTGAAGCTGGAGCGGGCCGACGGGGGATTCCATGCGATCGAAGAAAAGATCACCCTCGACCGCGACGTCGTCAACCGACGCGGGGTCATCACCGACACCCTTTTTGATTCGGCCCGGCGCGCCGGGGTCCCGCCGGAAGTGGTGCTCGATCTCTCCGACATCTTCGCCTGGGATGTCGACTTCAGCACCGAGATTCAAGAAGGGGATGAATTCCACATCGTTTATGAGGTCTTCAAAAAGGCGGGGGAGATCGTTCGGACCGGCCGGGTGCTCGCCGCCGAAATCGTCAACCAAGGAAACGCCTACCGCGCCTACTATTTTTCGCAGGCGGGGGAGAAGGGGGATTACTTCGATGAGAAGGGGAGCTCCCTCAAAAAGGCCTTCTTGAAATCGCCCCTCCGCTATCGGTATATCAGCTCCGGCTTCACCACCCGGCGGTTTCATCCGGTGTTGAAGATCAACCGGCCGCACCTCGGGATCGACTTCGCCGCCCCCTACGGGACGCCGGTGATGGCGGCGAGCGGCGGGACGGTCACCTTCGTCGGCTGGAACGGCGGCCACGGAAAGGCGGTGATCATCCAGCACCGCAACGGCTACAGCACCCTCTACGGGCATCTCTCCGCCTACGGCGACGGGATGCGGGTCGGCAAACGGGTCGATCAGGGCGATGTCGTCGGGCGGGTCGGCTCCACCGGCCTCAGCACCGGGCCGCATCTCCATTACACGCTGATGAAGAACGGCAAGCCGATCGATCCGAAGAACGCCGACGTGGTCCGCGGCGATCCCCTTCCCAAAGCGGGTCAGGCGCAATTCACGGAGCGGGTGGAGGAGATGAACCGGTACCTCGACGCCGAGCAAAAGGGAGAGGATCGGACCTAG
- a CDS encoding DUF2309 family protein, producing the protein MANRPLVREGLAKNGIVIPADTYFIAGEHNTTTDEIELVDLEDLPQTHRMDLHRLMDDLEEAGLRNSRERCARFPEIESLLPRAQSAREVHRRSGDWSQVRPEWGLSGNAAFIIGRRELTRKIDLEGRVFLQSYDPREDPSGRLLEILMTGPLVVGQWINMEHYFSTVDNEIYGSGSKIYHNVVGRLGVMSGPQSDLRVGLAAQTVLKGEQPYHEPIRMLSLIEGSREQIGQIIRRHKILQHYFDNEWVRLIALDPEEKRFYLYLPKRGWVPVLGEKTDLNPINVSVAS; encoded by the coding sequence ATGGCGAATCGGCCGCTCGTCCGGGAGGGGCTCGCCAAAAACGGGATTGTGATTCCGGCCGATACCTATTTCATCGCCGGAGAGCACAACACCACCACCGACGAGATCGAGCTCGTCGATCTGGAGGACCTGCCTCAGACCCACCGAATGGATCTCCATCGGCTGATGGATGATCTGGAGGAGGCCGGCCTCCGAAACAGCCGGGAGCGCTGCGCCCGCTTCCCGGAGATCGAATCGCTCTTGCCGCGGGCGCAATCGGCCCGGGAGGTCCATCGCCGCAGCGGCGACTGGAGCCAGGTCCGGCCGGAGTGGGGATTGTCGGGTAACGCGGCGTTTATTATTGGCCGACGCGAGCTGACCCGAAAGATTGATTTAGAGGGGCGGGTTTTTCTCCAGTCCTACGATCCCCGCGAAGATCCCAGCGGCCGGCTGCTGGAGATTCTGATGACCGGCCCGCTGGTGGTCGGCCAATGGATCAACATGGAGCACTATTTCTCGACGGTCGATAACGAGATCTACGGCAGCGGAAGCAAGATCTATCATAACGTCGTCGGCCGGCTCGGCGTCATGTCGGGACCCCAGAGCGATCTGCGGGTCGGGCTTGCCGCGCAGACGGTATTAAAGGGGGAGCAGCCGTATCATGAGCCGATCCGGATGCTGAGTCTGATCGAAGGCTCACGGGAGCAGATCGGCCAGATCATCCGTCGCCATAAGATTCTCCAGCATTATTTCGACAATGAATGGGTCCGTCTGATCGCCCTCGACCCGGAGGAGAAGCGCTTCTACCTTTATCTTCCGAAGCGGGGGTGGGTCCCCGTTCTGGGGGAGAAGACCGACCTGAATCCGATCAACGTATCGGTGGCCTCTTAA